Proteins found in one Crassostrea angulata isolate pt1a10 chromosome 3, ASM2561291v2, whole genome shotgun sequence genomic segment:
- the LOC128177276 gene encoding uncharacterized protein LOC128177276, translating to MDDAAKVQEESVQCDLCKERTIKANCKLCSVELCKECVGEHISDETTPHDIVTVDQKKSPLMYPPCPKHSGETCDKDCIDCNCPVCPSCVDSEEHAHHAFRSILELVDVKKENIANEMECLQKMTTSYENETAEIEKRISNLEKGYRKINVAVDKQRKVWHEEVDCMVDKLKSDIKKMKNKQRTVLKTHLQSITKLIDDLNSAIEEIKEVLSSGDVSKSLDYEGTLAEFRKLPPTLRSTFPIFTPLKVQRRELRKLFCSLTPPSITAVESTHAPKCSKPPSKPLEVLSEQCLLEEPKVEGIVETGYDFLRNVTCSREEEFWVSNWNCEMKNIDTKGSLLKSFRTKSGEMACDVAIAKTNELFYTDVKNKTVNKFTDGYIEELIKLQNWKPLNLCITSSGDIMVTMYNDAETQSKVIRYTGSTEKQTIQFDDEGKPIYSANNKIKYITENKNSDICVADWGAGAVVVVSHLGKVRFRYTGHAASSQTRPFKPRGITTDSKHQILTADHHNNCIHVIAPTGSFLRCIDNCRIENPYGISLDKSDKLFVAEFYSGKVKVIQYMK from the coding sequence ATGGACGACGCCGCAAAAGTTCAGGAGGAATCCGTACAATGTGATCTTTGCAAAGAGCGGACAATAAAAGCGAATTGTAAATTGTGTTCCGTCGAACTCTGCAAGGAATGCGTTGGTGAGCACATTTCTGACGAGACGACGCCACATGATATTGTGACGGTCGATCAGAAGAAGTCTCCTCTAATGTACCCTCCCTGTCCTAAACATTCCGGCGAGACCTGCGACAAGGATTGCATAGACTGCAACTGCCCCGTCTGTCCAAGCTGCGTGGATTCTGAGGAGCATGCGCACCACGCTTTCCGGAGCATCTTGGAACTCGTGGACGTCAAGAAAGAGAACATTGCCAATGAAATGGAGTGCTTGCAGAAAATGACCACCTCATACGAAAACGAGACTGCCGAAATTGAAAAACGGATTTCAAATTTGGAGAAAGGGTATAGAAAAATTAACGTAGCCGTGGATAAACAGCGGAAAGTTTGGCATGAAGAAGTCGATTGCATGGTAGACAAACTTAAATCCgacattaaaaagatgaaaaacaaGCAAAGGACGGTTTTGAAAACCCACTTGCAGAGTATCACAAAACTGATAGATGACCTCAATTCGGCTATCGAAGAAATCAAAGAAGTGCTGAGTTCTGGAGACGTATCCAAGTCCCTGGATTATGAAGGTACATTAGCGGAATTCAGAAAGCTTCCACCGACGCTCAGAAGTACATTTCCAATTTTCACACCATTGAAGGTTCAGAGAAGAGAACTTCGAAAGTTGTTCTGTAGTCTTACTCCGCCCTCCATAACCGCCGTAGAATCCACACATGCACCCAAATGCAGTAAGCCACCATCTAAACCTCTGGAAGTCCTCTCAGAGCAATGTCTTTTGGAGGAACCTAAAGTTGAAGGTATCGTAGAAACGGGGTACGATTTCCTACGCAATGTCACTTGCTCTCGTGAAGAAGAATTTTGGGTTTCAAATTGGAattgtgaaatgaaaaatatcgaTACAAAGGGTTCGTTATTAAAGAGTTTTAGGACCAAGTCGGGAGAAATGGCTTGCGATGTAGCTATTGCAAAAACAAACGAATTGTTCTATACCgatgtcaaaaacaaaacagtgAACAAGTTCACAGATGGATATATCGAAGAACTGATCAAATTGCAAAATTGGAAACCTCTAAATCTCTGCATAACATCGTCGGGTGACATCATGGTTACCATGTACAATGACGCCGAAACACAGTCCAAAGTAATCCGTTACACGGGTTCCACGGAGAAGCAAACGATTCAATTCGACGACGAAGGCAAACCAATATATTCAGCaaacaacaaaatcaaataCATCACTGAAAACAAGAACTCTGATATTTGTGTGGCTGATTGGGGAGCCGGGGCTGTTGTGGTGGTCAGCCATCTTGGAAAAGTTCGATTTAGATACACTGGCCATGCTGCTTCCTCTCAAACTAGACCTTTCAAGCCCAGAGGCATTACCACAGACAGCAAACACCAGATCCTGACAGCTGATCACCATAACAACTGTATCCACGTGATCGCTCCAACCGGAAGCTTTCTCCGTTGTATAGACAACTGCAGAATAGAAAACCCATACGGAATTTCTCTGGATAAAAGCGACAAACTGTTTGTTGCTGAATTCTATAGTGGCAAAGTGAAAGTGATTCAgtatatgaaataa